In the Bacteroidales bacterium genome, one interval contains:
- a CDS encoding deoxynucleoside kinase, with translation MNHSFIVIEGNIGAGKTTLAKKIAKDYNAKLIPEDFAENPFLPKFYKNPDKYSFPLELSFLADRFYQLNKEIRNRDLFKSFVVSDYYFTKSLIFARNTLSDDEYGLYRRIFNIIYTNLPKPDLYVYLYLDVKNLIKNIKRRGRDYERNIKPEYLDKIQKGYFEYMKQHRDEYKFLVIDTNRIDFVREQPHYEQVKNVIFNNDYKTGINRIIL, from the coding sequence ATGAATCACAGTTTCATAGTAATAGAAGGAAACATAGGGGCAGGAAAAACAACATTAGCCAAAAAAATTGCAAAAGATTATAATGCTAAATTAATTCCGGAAGATTTTGCAGAAAATCCTTTTCTTCCTAAGTTCTATAAAAACCCCGATAAATATTCATTCCCTCTGGAATTATCTTTTCTTGCCGACAGGTTTTATCAATTAAATAAAGAAATAAGAAACAGAGATTTATTCAAATCATTTGTAGTTTCTGATTACTACTTTACAAAATCTTTAATCTTTGCAAGAAATACTTTGTCCGATGACGAATACGGATTATACCGAAGAATTTTTAACATAATTTACACGAACTTGCCGAAACCTGATTTATATGTTTACTTATATCTTGACGTAAAAAATTTAATTAAAAATATTAAACGAAGAGGACGAGACTATGAAAGAAACATTAAACCCGAATATCTCGACAAAATTCAAAAAGGATATTTTGAATATATGAAACAACACAGAGATGAATATAAATTCTTAGTGATTGACACTAACAGAATTGATTTTGTCAGGGAACAGCCTCATTACGAGCAAGTTAAAAATGTTATTTTCAACAACGACTATAAAACAGGAATTAACAGAATTATTTTATAA
- a CDS encoding DUF3365 domain-containing protein has protein sequence MKKIIIPVFLTASVLISCNQSVTEKNNQNDESKKPIVENISEDSLQKGFRLLVSNCFSCHSPDLDIQKKIAPAMGTIKKHYITEGITKKDFTENLIEFIKNPVEEKTKIPDAIEKFGVMPKFEFNETDLTNIANYIYHTKLENTDWFAKHFEKEKIKYGVGLKDLPYIDMGKQFVLSTKSVLGTNLKFAIKNKGTANAVEFCQERAYPLTDSMAVALSVKIKRVSDKPRNLLNTANKSELQYILASQKSLSEKEIIKPQIQKIGEKIVGYYPIITGKFCLQCHGIPDVQINSGVLEKIDLLYPKDMATGYAENQLRGIWVVEMDEK, from the coding sequence ATGAAAAAAATAATAATACCTGTCTTTTTGACTGCAAGTGTTTTGATTAGCTGTAATCAAAGCGTAACAGAAAAAAACAACCAAAATGACGAAAGTAAGAAACCTATTGTTGAAAACATTTCTGAAGATAGCCTGCAAAAAGGCTTCCGATTGCTGGTGTCAAACTGTTTCTCATGCCATAGTCCGGATTTAGATATTCAAAAAAAGATTGCTCCTGCAATGGGGACAATAAAAAAACATTACATTACGGAAGGAATAACAAAAAAAGATTTTACCGAAAATTTAATTGAATTTATAAAAAATCCTGTTGAAGAAAAAACCAAAATACCGGATGCTATAGAAAAATTTGGGGTAATGCCTAAATTTGAATTTAATGAAACAGACTTAACTAATATTGCAAACTATATTTATCACACTAAACTTGAAAACACAGATTGGTTTGCAAAACACTTTGAAAAAGAAAAAATAAAATACGGTGTAGGTTTAAAAGATTTGCCTTACATTGATATGGGAAAGCAGTTTGTATTGTCAACAAAATCGGTATTAGGTACTAACCTTAAATTTGCAATAAAAAACAAAGGAACTGCAAATGCTGTAGAATTCTGTCAAGAGAGAGCTTACCCGTTGACAGACAGTATGGCAGTTGCTTTAAGTGTTAAAATAAAAAGGGTTTCCGATAAACCCAGAAATTTGCTTAATACAGCAAATAAATCAGAGTTGCAATATATTCTTGCAAGTCAAAAAAGTCTCTCCGAAAAAGAGATAATAAAGCCTCAAATACAAAAGATAGGAGAGAAAATAGTCGGATATTACCCTATCATTACCGGTAAATTCTGCTTACAATGTCATGGAATACCTGATGTGCAAATAAATTCAGGAGTTTTAGAGAAAATAGATTTACTGTACCCCAAAGATATGGCAACAGGCTATGCCGAAAACCAACTCAGAGGTATTTGGGTGGTAGAAATGGATGAAAAGTAA
- a CDS encoding MmcQ/YjbR family DNA-binding protein codes for MNIENFREYCLSKKAVSESFPFDKTTLVLKVLDKMFALTDLEDDFSINLKCEPEKAILVREKYNAVKEGYHMNKKHWNTIIIDGSIPDSKLKKWIDDSYNSVVSKMTKKNREKLLKM; via the coding sequence ATGAATATTGAAAATTTCAGAGAATATTGCTTATCTAAAAAAGCTGTAAGCGAATCTTTTCCTTTTGACAAAACAACACTTGTTTTAAAAGTTCTTGACAAAATGTTTGCACTTACCGATTTAGAAGATGATTTCAGCATAAATTTAAAATGCGAGCCCGAAAAAGCAATTTTAGTAAGAGAAAAATATAATGCGGTAAAAGAAGGATATCACATGAATAAAAAACATTGGAATACAATTATAATAGACGGCTCAATACCCGATTCAAAATTAAAAAAATGGATTGATGATTCATACAATTCAGTCGTTTCTAAAATGACGAAAAAGAATAGAGAAAAATTATTAAAAATGTAA
- a CDS encoding serine hydroxymethyltransferase yields MERDNKIFDLINQELNRQKRGIELIASENFVSKQVMEAMGSPLTNKYAEGYPGKRYYGGCQIVDQTEQLAIDRAKELFGAEWVNVQPHSGAQANAAVMLAVLKPGDTFMGLNLSHGGHLTHGSFVNYSGILYNAVSYNVGEETGTVDYDEMEELAIKENPKLIVGGASAYSRDWDYKRMREIADKVGALLMFDIAHPAGLIAVGLLNNPIPHCHILTTTTHKTLRGPRGGMIMMGKDFENPMGKKTPKGKTRMMSSVLDSGVFPGTQGGPLEHIIAAKAVAFREALTDEFKDYQKQVIKNAKALADAFVEKGYKVISGGTDNHSMLIDLRTKVPETSGKIVEKALEKADITLNKNMVPFDSRSPFQTSGIRVGTPAITTRGVKEDLMPVIVDMIDEVILNPENEDIILNVRKKVNNLMENYPLTTH; encoded by the coding sequence ATGGAAAGAGATAATAAAATATTTGACTTGATTAATCAAGAACTTAACAGACAAAAAAGAGGTATTGAATTAATTGCTTCAGAAAACTTTGTAAGCAAACAAGTTATGGAAGCAATGGGTTCTCCTTTAACTAATAAATATGCCGAAGGGTACCCCGGAAAAAGGTATTACGGAGGTTGCCAAATTGTTGACCAAACAGAGCAACTTGCAATAGACAGAGCAAAAGAATTATTCGGTGCCGAATGGGTTAATGTTCAACCTCATTCCGGTGCACAGGCAAATGCTGCCGTTATGTTAGCCGTATTAAAACCCGGCGATACTTTTATGGGACTAAACCTTTCACACGGAGGACATTTAACCCACGGTTCATTTGTTAATTATTCCGGCATTCTTTATAATGCCGTTTCATACAATGTAGGTGAAGAAACCGGAACGGTAGATTATGACGAAATGGAAGAACTTGCAATTAAAGAAAACCCTAAATTAATTGTTGGCGGTGCTTCTGCATATTCTCGTGATTGGGATTATAAACGAATGAGAGAAATTGCTGACAAAGTCGGTGCTCTGTTAATGTTCGATATTGCACATCCTGCCGGTTTAATTGCTGTAGGGCTTTTAAATAACCCTATCCCTCATTGCCATATCCTTACAACAACCACACATAAAACATTAAGAGGCCCCAGAGGCGGAATGATTATGATGGGAAAAGATTTTGAAAATCCTATGGGCAAGAAAACACCAAAAGGAAAAACCAGAATGATGTCATCTGTACTCGACTCAGGAGTATTCCCCGGAACACAAGGCGGGCCGCTTGAACATATTATAGCAGCAAAAGCAGTTGCATTCCGAGAAGCTTTAACCGATGAATTTAAAGATTATCAAAAACAAGTAATTAAAAATGCAAAAGCATTAGCAGATGCATTCGTTGAAAAAGGTTACAAAGTAATTTCCGGCGGAACAGATAATCATTCGATGTTAATTGACCTAAGAACAAAAGTTCCCGAAACATCAGGTAAAATTGTTGAAAAAGCTCTGGAAAAAGCTGACATTACTTTAAATAAAAACATGGTTCCTTTTGATTCTCGTTCTCCTTTCCAAACATCGGGTATCAGAGTAGGAACTCCTGCAATTACTACAAGAGGCGTAAAAGAAGATTTAATGCCTGTTATTGTTGATATGATTGACGAAGTTATCTTAAATCCCGAAAACGAAGACATTATTTTGAATGTAAGAAAAAAAGTTAATAATCTAATGGAAAACTATCCCTTAACAACACATTAG
- a CDS encoding prolyl oligopeptidase family serine peptidase, with amino-acid sequence MRKSTIFYTILLFVLFSFKINKAQNNNFRYPLTFKDTTTDKYFNTKISDPYRWLEDNNYDKTKAWVKAQNNFTFTYLNEIPFRDNIRARLKEILKYERYDIPKKNGEYYYFYKNNGLQNQWVFYRTKELEKNEEVFINPNNFSKDGTISMSKESFSKDGSLLAYQISEKGSDWKKIVVIDTKTKKQIGDTLFNIYDSRISWVGNTGFYYSTFDKPKGEKKLSVSTQYDKLYFHKLNDAQKNDKLIFNGEEHKIRYLKAFVTEDEKFLYIKAAESFRGNGLYIKDLIKKNSIIDTIVKSFDNKNTIIDNNDSELLILTNLNAPNNRLIKVDASNPQPKNWTDLIPETENVLSVTTGGGYLFASRMVDVKSQIIQYDYSGNKIRKIKLPAIGTTVDFKAKKEDTVLFYTFKSFTYPSTIFKFNIKKGTSELFWKPNISFNPEDYVTKQVFYESKDGTKIPMFIVHKKDIELNGKNPTYLYGYGGFNRSLKPLFYLENLIWIENGGIYVHANLRGGGEYGEKWHKAGTKMQKQNVFDDFIAAAEYLIKEKYTSSDYLAISGTSNGGLLIGAVMTQRPDLFKVALPTVGVMDMLKYHKFTSGAAWVSDYGTSEESEEMFKYLYNYSPVHSVKKGIKYPATLIATADHDDRVVPAHSFKFAATLQANTNSNNPVLIRIETNSGHGSGTPISKLIEQVVDRFAFTWYNMGINPFENNK; translated from the coding sequence ATGAGAAAATCGACAATATTCTATACTATTCTGTTATTTGTATTGTTTTCCTTTAAAATAAATAAGGCTCAAAATAATAACTTCCGGTATCCCTTAACATTCAAAGACACAACTACTGATAAATATTTTAACACGAAAATATCTGACCCGTACAGATGGCTTGAGGATAATAACTATGATAAAACTAAGGCTTGGGTTAAAGCTCAAAATAACTTTACATTTACATATTTAAACGAAATTCCTTTCAGAGATAATATCAGAGCCAGATTAAAAGAAATTTTAAAATATGAAAGATATGATATTCCTAAGAAAAACGGAGAATATTATTACTTTTATAAAAATAACGGATTACAAAATCAATGGGTTTTTTACAGAACAAAAGAACTCGAAAAAAATGAAGAAGTATTTATAAATCCGAATAACTTCTCAAAAGACGGTACAATCTCAATGAGTAAAGAAAGCTTTTCTAAAGACGGTTCTTTATTGGCATATCAAATTTCCGAAAAAGGTTCCGACTGGAAAAAAATCGTTGTAATTGATACAAAAACCAAAAAGCAAATCGGAGATACTTTATTTAATATTTATGACAGCAGAATTTCTTGGGTCGGAAATACAGGTTTTTATTACAGCACATTCGATAAACCTAAAGGCGAAAAAAAACTTTCCGTTTCAACACAATATGATAAATTATATTTTCACAAATTAAATGATGCTCAAAAAAATGACAAATTAATTTTTAACGGAGAAGAGCACAAAATAAGATATTTAAAAGCATTTGTTACCGAAGACGAAAAATTCCTTTATATAAAAGCTGCAGAAAGTTTTAGAGGAAATGGGCTGTATATCAAGGATTTAATAAAGAAAAACAGCATAATTGACACAATAGTAAAATCATTCGATAATAAAAATACGATTATTGATAACAATGATTCCGAACTATTGATTTTAACAAACCTTAATGCTCCCAATAATCGGTTAATTAAAGTTGATGCATCAAATCCGCAACCTAAAAACTGGACTGACCTGATTCCTGAAACCGAAAATGTTTTATCAGTAACAACAGGAGGCGGATATTTATTTGCTTCGCGAATGGTTGATGTTAAATCACAAATTATTCAATACGATTACAGCGGAAATAAAATCAGAAAAATTAAATTACCTGCAATCGGCACAACAGTTGATTTTAAGGCAAAAAAAGAAGATACTGTACTGTTTTATACTTTTAAATCTTTTACATATCCTTCAACAATATTTAAGTTTAATATCAAAAAAGGAACTTCCGAATTATTCTGGAAACCTAATATTTCTTTTAATCCGGAAGATTATGTAACAAAACAAGTTTTTTACGAAAGTAAAGACGGAACAAAAATACCAATGTTTATCGTTCATAAAAAAGATATAGAATTAAACGGCAAAAATCCTACATATTTATACGGCTACGGAGGATTTAACAGAAGTTTAAAACCTTTATTTTATCTTGAAAATTTAATTTGGATAGAAAACGGAGGAATATACGTTCATGCAAATTTAAGAGGAGGAGGAGAATACGGTGAAAAATGGCATAAAGCCGGAACTAAAATGCAAAAACAAAATGTATTTGACGATTTTATTGCAGCGGCAGAGTATTTAATCAAAGAAAAATATACATCAAGCGATTATCTTGCAATTTCAGGAACGTCAAACGGAGGTTTATTAATAGGTGCAGTAATGACACAACGCCCTGACTTATTTAAGGTTGCTCTTCCCACCGTAGGTGTTATGGATATGCTTAAATATCACAAATTTACATCAGGTGCAGCATGGGTAAGCGATTACGGAACTTCGGAAGAATCAGAAGAAATGTTCAAATACCTTTATAATTATTCTCCCGTTCATTCGGTAAAAAAAGGAATAAAATATCCTGCAACTTTAATTGCAACCGCAGACCACGATGACAGAGTAGTTCCTGCACATTCTTTTAAATTTGCAGCAACATTACAAGCAAATACAAACAGCAATAATCCTGTGTTAATAAGAATTGAAACAAATTCCGGACACGGCAGCGGAACTCCGATATCTAAATTAATAGAACAGGTAGTGGACAGGTTTGCATTTACTTGGTATAACATGGGAATTAACCCGTTTGAAAACAATAAATAA
- a CDS encoding TIM44-like domain-containing protein, with the protein MDNKKLNIFFTLAIIFTLFLLISPFAIEILSARPGGGHSFSGGGGSGGGGGGGDGIGFLIYLILSELPPYISIPLIIAIIVIRLIIKRRNKGESRTVSSAPGIQAVKNRNADIERDISMLKATDINFSKVLFIDFASSIYNKYYSWYGSKEFKNLSPYFDESEIKKSANLQNKRTVNEIVIGSLRISEVNNLQHVTGIAVDIEANYTLNQHGKKTRYSVVERWYFNRKAGILSPEPDKMRKLVCPNCAAPANFTDNGVCESCGTKINNGEMQWFVKKHKVLSQEVFSTKGLAHYAPERGTGLQTIYQSGLSSYTSSFAAQHNIDWKTYSEQFKYNVASKYFMAIYTAWSKNKLDKVRNLLTDRTYESFMFWIDAYKSAGLTNKLEDIKITNVQFVRIDTDKFYEAITVRIYASSLDYVVDKQGKVRGGSDKRPRSFSEYWTFIRKNGVEKDEFDISTCPNCGAPADKMGQAGVCEYCGTKISNGDFSWVLSIITQDEVYSG; encoded by the coding sequence ATGGATAACAAAAAACTTAATATATTTTTCACTTTAGCAATCATATTTACACTGTTTTTACTCATAAGCCCTTTCGCAATAGAAATTCTAAGTGCAAGACCCGGAGGCGGTCATTCATTTTCAGGCGGTGGAGGTTCCGGTGGCGGAGGTGGCGGAGGAGACGGTATCGGTTTTTTAATTTATTTAATTCTTTCAGAGTTACCGCCTTACATTTCAATTCCTTTAATAATTGCAATAATCGTTATCAGATTAATTATTAAAAGACGAAATAAAGGAGAAAGCAGAACAGTATCCTCTGCACCGGGCATCCAAGCCGTTAAAAACAGAAATGCAGATATCGAAAGAGATATTTCAATGCTTAAAGCAACTGACATTAACTTCTCAAAAGTTTTATTTATTGATTTTGCATCTTCAATATATAATAAATATTATTCATGGTACGGAAGCAAAGAGTTTAAAAATTTATCTCCTTATTTTGATGAATCTGAAATTAAAAAATCTGCAAATTTACAAAATAAACGTACTGTAAATGAAATAGTTATCGGAAGTTTAAGAATAAGCGAAGTAAATAACCTCCAACACGTTACGGGTATTGCTGTTGATATTGAAGCAAACTACACATTAAATCAACACGGCAAAAAAACCAGATACTCGGTTGTTGAAAGATGGTATTTTAACAGAAAAGCCGGAATTTTATCTCCCGAACCCGATAAAATGAGAAAGTTGGTTTGCCCGAATTGTGCTGCTCCCGCAAATTTTACTGATAACGGAGTTTGTGAAAGTTGCGGAACAAAAATTAATAACGGCGAAATGCAGTGGTTTGTAAAAAAACATAAAGTTTTAAGTCAAGAAGTTTTCAGCACAAAAGGTTTAGCTCATTATGCTCCCGAAAGAGGAACCGGCTTACAAACAATTTATCAAAGCGGATTGAGTTCATACACTTCAAGCTTTGCAGCACAACATAATATTGACTGGAAAACATACAGCGAACAATTCAAATATAATGTTGCTTCAAAATATTTCATGGCAATTTATACTGCATGGAGCAAAAATAAATTAGATAAAGTAAGAAACTTGTTAACAGACAGAACTTATGAGTCATTTATGTTTTGGATTGATGCATACAAAAGTGCAGGTTTGACTAATAAATTAGAAGATATTAAAATCACAAATGTACAATTTGTAAGAATAGATACAGACAAATTTTATGAAGCAATAACAGTAAGAATTTATGCTTCTTCGCTTGACTATGTAGTTGACAAACAAGGTAAAGTAAGAGGCGGTTCAGATAAAAGACCTCGTTCTTTCAGCGAATATTGGACATTTATAAGAAAAAACGGTGTCGAAAAAGATGAATTTGACATTTCAACATGTCCTAATTGCGGTGCCCCTGCCGATAAAATGGGACAAGCCGGTGTTTGTGAATATTGCGGAACAAAAATAAGTAACGGAGATTTTTCATGGGTACTTTCAATTATTACACAAGACGAAGTTTATTCTGGATAA
- a CDS encoding prolyl oligopeptidase family serine peptidase gives MKQTATLFAVLLLLIFSCKTNKKENTEYNYPETMKDSTVDEYFGTKVPDPYSWLEDDNSEATKAWVKAQNEFTFSYLNKIPFKDKIKNRLEEIWNYEKKGAPFKKGNYYYFYKNDGLQNQYVLYRTKELGKNAEIFLDPNTFSEDGTVSMSSISYTKDGSLAAYQISEGGSDWRKVIIIDTENKKQLEDTLVDIKFSGLAWKGNEGFYYSSYDKPKEGSKLSGLTQYHKLFFHTIGTSQKDDRLIFGGEKQKRRYLGAYLTEDQRFLVITASESTSGNELYVKDLTTDDSNIVPVMEGFDSDLYVVDNQGTRLLIHTNYKAPNNRLVEVDASNPKSENWKDLIPETENVMSVNTGGGYLFASYMVDVKSQVIQFDYSGKKIREVELPAIGTTYGFSEKKDEKELYYTFTSFTYPATIFKYDIEKGTSELYWKPNISFNPDDFETKQVFYKSKDGTKIPMFIVYKKGLELNGKNPTYLYAYGGFNISLKPGFDLRKLVWLENGGIYAQPNIRGGGEYGEKWHKAGTKMNKQNVFDDFIAAAEYLFKEKYTSSDYLAIAGGSNGGLLIGATITQRPDLAKVAFPAVGVMDMLKYHKFTSGAGWASDYGTSEESEEMFKYLLNYSPVHAIKEGVNYPATMVTTADHDDRVVPAHSFKFAATLQAKAKSNNPLLIRIETNAGHGAGTPTSKQIEQVADKFAFAWYNMGINPFKN, from the coding sequence ATGAAACAGACGGCAACGCTCTTTGCAGTTTTATTACTATTAATTTTTTCTTGCAAAACGAACAAAAAAGAAAATACAGAGTATAATTATCCCGAAACAATGAAAGATTCAACAGTTGATGAATATTTCGGAACAAAAGTTCCCGACCCGTACAGTTGGCTCGAAGATGATAATTCAGAAGCTACAAAAGCCTGGGTTAAAGCACAAAATGAATTTACGTTTTCGTATTTAAATAAAATTCCTTTTAAAGATAAAATTAAAAACAGATTAGAAGAAATATGGAATTACGAAAAAAAAGGTGCCCCGTTCAAAAAAGGTAATTACTATTATTTCTATAAAAATGACGGCTTACAAAACCAATATGTTTTATACCGTACAAAAGAACTCGGAAAAAATGCCGAAATTTTTCTCGACCCGAATACATTTTCTGAAGACGGAACAGTATCAATGAGTTCAATAAGTTATACAAAAGACGGCTCATTAGCAGCTTATCAAATATCGGAAGGAGGTTCTGATTGGAGAAAAGTAATTATAATTGATACAGAAAACAAAAAACAACTTGAAGACACATTGGTTGATATAAAATTCAGCGGTTTGGCTTGGAAAGGAAATGAAGGCTTTTATTACAGCAGCTACGACAAACCGAAAGAAGGCAGTAAATTATCAGGCTTAACACAATACCATAAATTATTTTTTCACACAATAGGAACTTCCCAAAAAGATGACAGATTAATTTTCGGAGGAGAAAAACAAAAAAGAAGATATTTAGGAGCTTATTTAACCGAAGATCAAAGATTTTTAGTAATCACGGCATCAGAAAGTACAAGTGGTAATGAGCTGTACGTTAAAGACTTAACAACAGACGACAGCAATATTGTTCCCGTAATGGAAGGCTTCGATAGTGATTTATATGTTGTTGACAATCAAGGAACAAGATTGCTAATTCACACAAATTACAAAGCACCTAATAATAGGTTAGTAGAAGTTGATGCTTCAAACCCTAAATCCGAAAACTGGAAAGATCTTATTCCCGAAACCGAAAATGTTATGTCCGTTAATACAGGAGGTGGGTATTTATTTGCATCATACATGGTTGACGTAAAATCGCAAGTTATACAATTCGATTACAGCGGAAAAAAAATAAGAGAAGTAGAATTACCTGCAATCGGAACAACATACGGTTTCTCAGAAAAAAAAGACGAAAAAGAACTCTACTATACTTTTACTTCTTTCACCTATCCTGCCACAATCTTTAAATACGATATTGAAAAAGGAACATCAGAATTATACTGGAAACCTAATATTTCTTTTAATCCTGATGATTTTGAAACAAAACAAGTATTCTACAAAAGTAAAGACGGAACAAAAATCCCGATGTTTATTGTTTATAAAAAAGGACTTGAACTGAACGGAAAAAATCCAACATATCTTTATGCATACGGAGGTTTTAACATTAGTTTAAAACCGGGGTTTGACTTGCGAAAATTAGTTTGGCTGGAAAACGGCGGAATTTACGCACAACCCAATATTAGAGGCGGAGGAGAATACGGAGAAAAATGGCATAAAGCCGGAACAAAAATGAACAAACAAAATGTATTTGACGATTTTATTGCTGCTGCCGAATATCTTTTTAAAGAAAAATATACATCAAGCGATTATCTTGCAATTGCAGGAGGCTCAAACGGAGGTTTATTAATAGGTGCAACAATAACGCAACGACCCGATTTGGCAAAAGTTGCATTCCCCGCAGTTGGTGTTATGGATATGCTTAAATATCACAAATTCACATCAGGAGCAGGATGGGCAAGCGATTACGGAACTTCGGAAGAATCAGAAGAAATGTTTAAATACCTTTTGAATTATTCTCCGGTTCATGCAATTAAAGAAGGGGTTAATTATCCTGCAACAATGGTAACAACAGCCGATCATGACGACAGAGTAGTTCCGGCTCATTCATTCAAATTTGCGGCAACATTGCAGGCAAAAGCAAAAAGCAATAACCCTTTATTAATAAGAATTGAAACAAATGCCGGACACGGAGCAGGAACACCTACATCAAAACAAATAGAACAAGTTGCCGATAAATTTGCATTTGCTTGGTATAATATGGGAATTAATCCTTTTAAAAACTAA